A stretch of the Procambarus clarkii isolate CNS0578487 chromosome 47, FALCON_Pclarkii_2.0, whole genome shotgun sequence genome encodes the following:
- the LOC138350906 gene encoding uncharacterized protein — protein MSTQQSADVMSTQQSADVMSTQQSADVMSTQQSADVMSTQQSADVMSTQQSADVMSTQQSADVMSTQQSADVMSTQQSADVMSTQQSADVMSTQQSADAINTTSPALQCVKFPLKSRRSYSKRLQTNS, from the coding sequence ATGAGCACCCAACAATCAGCTGACGTCATGAGCACCCAACAATCAGCTGACGTCATGAGCACCCAACAATCAGCTGACGTCATGAGCACCCAACAATCAGCTGACGTCATGAGCACCCAACAATCAGCTGACGTCATGAGCACCCAACAATCAGCTGACGTCATGAGCACCCAACAATCAGCTGACGTCATGAGCACCCAACAATCAGCTGACGTCATGAGCACCCAACAATCAGCTGACGTCATGAGCACCCAACAATCAGCTGACGTCATGAGCACCCAacaatcagctgacgccataaacacaacctcCCCCGCCCTACAGTGTGTTAAGTTTCCCCTCAAGAGTCGCCGCTCGTACAGCAAAAGACTACAAACAAACTCTTGA